In one Rutidosis leptorrhynchoides isolate AG116_Rl617_1_P2 chromosome 8, CSIRO_AGI_Rlap_v1, whole genome shotgun sequence genomic region, the following are encoded:
- the LOC139864660 gene encoding uncharacterized protein, translated as MCKAYRKSDFDHHYGILARRIPDSARTLTTVGFNRWSRHHADRVRYAYLTSNSVDSMNAILVHARKLPITMLLEFFRASVQQWFWEHRNTADGLTTLVTPYAERKLGKRNRKSISWTVKPISQVKFEVLDMKKGGKVNLQDKTCTCKQWQFFGIPCGHVMAVARYFVLRNVTTHVQNYFHTETYKSAYMEDINLLDHISEWIDPGHLQTILPPLVTKRQSGRPKSTARIPSQGEDKDNFKSKRKCSRCLEYGHTRSTCTAHYDLSEGKQKSKCNSKTKVKPKGLVKGKGKGKREDSCSTQFGSTYNLSDD; from the coding sequence ATGTGCAAAGCGTATAGAAAATCCGATTTTGATCACCACTATGGTATACTAGCACGACGTATCCCAGACAGTGCACGTACACTCACTACTGTTGGGTTCAACAGATGGTCTAGACATCATGCAGATCGTGTTCGGTATGCTTACCTTACTTCTAATAGTGTAGATTCAATGAACGCAATATTAGTTCATGCGAGGAAACTCCCGATTACAATGCTTCTTGAATTCTTTAGAGCTTCAGTTCAACAATGGTTTTGGGAACACCGAAACACTGCCGATGGTTTAACAACCCTTGTCACACCATATGCAGAGCGTAAGCTTGGTAAAAGAAATCGTAAGTCTATTAGTTGGACTGTCAAACCGATATCACAAGTTAAGTTTGAGGTATTGGATATGAAAAAAGGTGGTAAAGTCAATCTACAAGATAAAACTTGCACATGTAAACAATGGCAGTTTTTCGGTATACCCTGTGGACATGTAATGGCAGTAGCAAGGTATTTTGTCCTACGTAACGTTACTACACACGTTCAGAATTATTTCCACACTGAAACGTACAAGTCGGCATACATGGAAGATATTAACCTGCTAGATCATATTTCTGAATGGATAGATCCAGGACACCTACAAACCATCCTACCGCCATTGGTTACAAAGCGACAATCGGGTAGACCAAAGAGTACTGCTCGTATACCGTCCCAAGGAGAGGACAAAGACAATTTCAAATCTAAAAGAAAATGCAGTCGTTGCTTGGAATATGGACATACTAGATCAACTTGCACCGCACATTATGATCTTTCTGAAGGTAAACAAAAGTCCAAGTGTAACTCAAAAACAAAGGTAAAGCCGAAGGGGTTGGTAAAGGGCAAGGGTAAAGGAAAACGTGAAGACTCATGCTCAACACAATTTGGCTCCACTTACAATTTGAGTGATGATTAG
- the LOC139864661 gene encoding uncharacterized protein has product MVYVGGLWVIVLGVMIYRIGWFYGDEDVIKDDEFQGGFVGDGLNGLKKMVAGGVLRWKLTVVSYTTEPGQKGKIDASRSHGYLRSCPSSSGSGRCIGSRRGNRLVKPETRWKGRGAVKIKDYKLWFSGSRVARNGFGIIIGPPHNENVVDVSRRCDRIMSVKLVIQKVTYTVISAYAPHAGLGAAEKRHFWDSLDEVVRMCPPDHRLLIGGDLNGHIGTNFEGYPGVHGGFGYGVRNEEGLSILDFAVAHDLVIANSFFKKTNAQLATFHSGGNSTQIDYLLLRRGDLRSCGDCKALTDLTCSSQHRLLVMDLVLRRWVNRSVRPVQPTILWKKLNSEKAETSKTLVIERVEAEVEMVSHDDADQMWNCLASTIREAAKEALGVAVGTSRGHRSDRESWWFSDEVQSKVVLKQLRFRELITCRKGTPVGRSKVEERYKEARREAKKAVALAKDKAYEDLYRKLDSKEGANDIYRIAKARERRRRDLDNIKFIKNEAGQTLVKEDKIRKRWEGYFSSLFAGGRPECLEDPQDSEIEQ; this is encoded by the exons ATGGTGTACGTAGGTGGTTTGTGGGTGATCGTTTTGGGTGTGATGATCTATAGAATAGGATGGTTTTATGGTGATGAAG ACGTGATCAAAGATGATGAGTTTCAAGGTGGTTTCGTTGGTGATGGTTTAAATGGGTTGAAGAAGATGGTGGCGGGTGGTGTTCTTCGGTGGAAGCTCACGGTGGTGAGTTACACGACTGAACCAGGACAGAAG GGTAAGATAGATGCTAGTCGTTCTCATGGTTACTTGAGGTCATGTCCTTCGAGCTCTGGGTCGGGTAGGTGTATAGGATCTAGAAGAGGCAATAGGTTAGTGAAGCCG GAGACTAGATGGAAGGGTCGTGGGGCGGTTAAGATCAAGGACTACAAGTTGTGGTTCTCGGGATCGAGAGTAGCTAGAAACGGCTTTGGGATTATTATTGGCCCACCCCATAACGAGAATGTCGTGGATGTGAGCAGACGGtgcgataggattatgtcggttaaGTTGGTAATCCAAAAGGTGACCTACACGGTTATTAGCGCTTACGCACCTCATGCAGGCCTTGGCGCAGCTGAAAAGAGACACTTCTGGGATTCGTTAGACGAGGTTGTGAGGATGTGCCCTCCGGACCATCGATTACTTATTGGTGGGGACCTAAATGGTCATATAGGAACGAATTTCGAGGGATATCCGGGGGTCCATGGGGGCTTTGGGTACGGAGTAAGAAATGAGGAAGGGCTCTCTATTCTCGATTTTGCTGTTGCTCACGATTTGGTTATTGCGAATTCGTTCTTCAAGAAGACGAATGCTCAGTTAGCAACCTTTCATAGCGGGGGTAATAGTACCCAGATTGACTATTTGTTACTTCGCAGAGGGGATCTTAGGTCATGTGGGGACTGTAAGGCCCTGACTGACTTGACATGCTCCTCCCAACACAGATTGTTGGTCATGGATTTGGTTCTCAGGAGATGGGTCAACAGGAGTGTAAGGCCCGTCCAACCTACAATCCTATGGAAGAAGTTGAACAGTGAGAAGGCAGAGACTTCTAAGACTTTAGTTATAGAAAGAGTGGAGGCAGAAGTGGAAATGGTATCTCATGATGATGCGGACCAGATGTGGAATTGTCTGGCGTCCACCATCAGAGAGGCGGCCAAGGAAGCCTTGGGTGTGGCAGTAGGAACTTCGAGAGGGCATAGGTCGGATAGAGAATCATGGTGGTTTAGTGACGAAGTCCAAAGCAAAGTCGTGCTTAAGCAActaaggtttagggagctcatcACTTGTCGGAAGGGGACCCCGGTAGGTAGATCTAAGGTTGAAGAGAGATATAAAGAAGCCAGaagagaagctaagaaggctgtAGCACTAGCAAAAGATAAGGCATATGAAGATTTGTATAGGAAACTAGACTCCAAAGAAGGAGCTAATGATATATACAGGATTgccaaagctagggagcgaaggCGCAGGGACCtagataacatcaagtttatcaaaaATGAAGCTGGTCAAACCTTAGTAAAGGAAGATAAAATTCGGAAAAGATGGGAAGGGTACTTCTCATCCCTTTTCGCCGGAGGAAGACCTGAATGTCTTGAAGATCCACAAGATTCTGAGATAGAACAATGA